A genomic stretch from Lathyrus oleraceus cultivar Zhongwan6 chromosome 2, CAAS_Psat_ZW6_1.0, whole genome shotgun sequence includes:
- the LOC127121389 gene encoding uncharacterized protein LOC127121389 — MAGRNDAAMAAAMQAMAQAVQNLPNAGGDAGSRSLATFQRENPPVFKGKHDPDAALGWLKEIERIFRVMDCTPAQKVRYGTHMLAVEADDWWLETHERLTVAGEVITWDVFRREFMRKYYPEDVRGKKEIEFLELKQGNMSVTDYAAKFVELSKFYPHYTGDGAEFSKCIKFENGLRSEIKKAVGYQKIRIFTELVDSCRIFEEDNNAHYKIVSDRRGKQHQNRGKPYDAPAGKGKQRAAPAQRASGGGAPAGIVCFKCGQAGHK, encoded by the coding sequence atggctggaaggaatgacgctgcaatggctgccgcaatgcaagcgatggcacaagctgtgcagaacttgccaaatgctggtggagatgctggatcacgtagcttggcgacttttcaaagagagaatccgccggtgtttaaagggaagcatgatccagatgcagccttgggatggttgaaagagattgagaggatcttccgtgttatggattgcactccagctcagaaggttcggtatggtactcacatgctagcagtcgaagctgatgactggtggctagagactcacgagaggttgaccgtggcaggtgaagtcattacttgggatgtattccgtagggaattcatgagaaagtattatccggaagatgtccgtggtaagaaggaaattgaattccttgagctgaagcaaggaaacatgtctgtcactgattatgctgcaaaatttgtggagttgtccaaattttatcctcattacactggtgatggtgctgaattttcaaagtgcatcaagtttgaaaacggattgcgctctgaaattaagaaggctgttgggtatcagaagatacgcatttttactgaattggttgatagctgcaggatatttgaagaggacaataatgctcattacaaaattgtcagtgatcgcagaggcaagcaacatcaaaaccgtggcaagccgtatgatgctccagctggaaaagggaagcaaagagctgctccggctcagagagctagtgggggaggtgctcctgctggtatagtttgcttcaaatgtggtcaggctggtcataag